The Panicum hallii strain FIL2 chromosome 5, PHallii_v3.1, whole genome shotgun sequence genome contains the following window.
TGTGTTGCTTTTCTTTCAACTGACAGTTGAGACCGCGAACCAAAACTATGTTTTATCGGAAAGGTTATCTTTGTTGCATACACAAATATTAGTTTTGAGAACTGTTTCACTTATTTTTATTCATGTTGCTATTTGACAGGATGGTTATAACTATTTTACTGTGGCCAGATGATTCTACATGTTCCTGCTTGGCACTTATAAACTTGCTTTTTTAAGCTGTTTCTGGCTACTTATGCTGTGGTCAAAGTTTTCATAAGGACTTTGATTTCCTCCACCTACCGTTTCGAAATGAAACAGTATTTCGTACAACTATTTAGATTTTCAAAAGGTCATCTTGTGGCTCGCAAGACTGTTGTAAAAGACTTAATTCATGTGGATTTAAAGCACTGCGGTATTTAACTACAATACTGTTTTCGTGTTTTCTGTCTACTTTTTTTCAAAAGGCCATCTTGTGGCTTGCGAGACAATTGTAAAAGACTTAATGTTGATTTAAAGCACTGTGGTATTTAAAGATAGTAATGTTTTCGTGTTCTTTTTATGTACGGTTTTTAAAAGGCCATCTTTTGGCTTGTGAGACCACTGTAAAATATTTCAATGTCAATTTAactatttttttttcatttttttatgTATGATAAACCTGTTGTTGTCATGGTTTTAAACATAACTTGTACTCTGCATTTGTAAGTGCCATTTTGTTACCATCCTTATTTTGAGGTAATGCAGATCTGTTTCTAAAAAAAAGGTGGGCATACTCCTTTTTTTTTATGAAGTAATACTTCCTAGTTTGTAAGTAATGTGCTTTATTGTGGATAAACTGATAAAGTTGGTTATAGAGTATTTCCGTGTTCAAGTGatttactccctccgttccaattTCCTGGTTCAAGTTGGTTTTAAAattatgtatctagacatagtctatatctaggtgcataccAAAATCGATGTACTTAGAAAAAGCCAAAACGTCCTATAATTTGGAATGAAGGGATacgattttttttttaaaaaagggctATAACATGCCAATCAAGTACTTGCTTTATCTATTTTTGTTGCTAGGCATTTCTGTACTGATGTCTGATGATCCTACATAAATAACAGTGCCGTGATTGTGATGGCAATGTGCAATTCTGTGAAATATTACCTGTAGTTGTTAAATCTTGGAAATAATTATTTAACGTATCTATGGTTTTGGAAGAGCCTTTTTTATTTATCTGTAATCATTCTGCAGCAGCATCTCCCTTCTATTGCCACTACAACTTGTACACTTTTTCAGAATTCATGCAAATGCATACACTTCATTCAGATGTATTGGTGTCCCTCTGGGGAATGATGGCTGATGAAATTTTATTTGCTGTTTTGCTTGTATGCTTGTATGAAACTGCACTCAGTTTCATCAGCAGCCTCTTTGTCTTGTTAGCATTCTTTTGGCTAATGGCTATCATGTAGAGACTAAGAATCTCCAAGGGTAGTCGTTTACTGGTTTGTTTTCTGTATAGTGGTTAAACACTGACTCTGCTTGATAGATCGTCTTCTCATATGTGACCAGACAACTGATTATGGGCAAATGCACATAAGTGTATACAATCTGACTTTTTAGGGACCCATTGGTTTGTTGTCAACAAAGGAAACATCAGTTTTGTTAATCATCTCAATTGCTTTTAGAAAGGAAGGGCTATTGCCATACTCCTTTGCATGACCACATGAGAATGCCAGTTTGGAACTATCACAAAAGGCGGCCTATTACTTGATTAGAATTACTGAGAGAAGTCTCTGTTATGTTACCTGAGAACTCCTAGGAATGTTTCTAAagctttctcttttcttttccttttaaCCATTGTTCTTATTGCTTTGATTGAGAATTTGCAACCATAGCTTCGGTATATATTTTGGTATTGTCGTGCTGTCATTTATTGCTTGAGTTCTTGGCCGTATATTACTTTCCGTAATGTACTACCTGCCTTTTTGGAATGATTTATTTCACATTGTTATTTTGTTCAATGCTTTTCAGTGCATTGTTAGCACAATTTATCCTTATTTTATGGCAGTATATGCTGATTGATAGGATCCATGCTGTTGAAGTGGCTGAGTAATTGTAGTATGACATGGATCATCCAATACCACTTGATTATTTCTTAAGTAGCTTTGATGCTCTGATTGGTTGAAAGAATCCATGCTTTTGATGTGGCTGAGTAGTTGTAGTTTCCGATGGACCATCCAATATCACTTGATTATTTCTTAGTTTTGATGCTTCTGTAGTCGATGCATTGTGTTCTCATAACCTCATGCTTTGCATCTGAGACGGGTAAGTAAGAAGCACTCATCCTTAACTCCAAGCGGAGCGTATATCGAAAGAAAGCTCTTCCGTTCTCAGACCAGGGGAGTGTTGCCAGCAAGGACCAAGGAGGCCGTGGTGATGGTGCTTCAGCTTCAAATGGTAACAGATGCAGGTGGACGGACATGTTGGGCGTGCTGTTGCAGCTTATAGAGTAATTGACTCTTATTCAGATGCTGTATGTTCAATTTTTTGTGCTGAATTATTGGGAGTGTACTCCATGTACTTGCAGACTGATTCATTTCATTAGCCACGCATTGTCATCTGGGAATTTCACGCTACATGAGTCTTTGCTGGCCTCTTCATCCCCATTTTTACATGGGACGTGTCTTTGGCGATGTCAACAGAAGCGAAAAGGTGATTGCAAAATGCTAAGgtgctgtttggatccaagggcaaatggtaaaatttttgctcctgtcacatcagatgtttggacgctaattagaagtattaaatatagtttaattaaaaaactaattacatagatgaggattaaatgacgagacgaatctattaagcctaattaatccataattagtaAAATTACaatagcatttgcccttttgcactttagagtgtttggatccaaaagtgcaaaaaaagtgcaaaagagcaaaagttttgcactttctctttctctttccattggATCCGAACAGGCCCTAGGTTGCCAACTATCCATAGGATGGTTCATAGAGGGATCATCGGAACACCCATCCACTCTTCAGATTCTCTCTACCGATTTGCAGAGCTTAGTTACTTCGTGGAGTTCTGTAATTTGTACAATATATGCAAACAATAACTGCTCCAAGTCGGtcctcaaaaaaagaaaaaaagaactgTTACAAGCCCTGCCCACTTAACACAAGCGAGAACACGGAGTAGAAGGTGGGGGGAGAGAGCTTTCCCGCCGGTGATctcggcaggcggcggcgaTTCGAATCCTATTCTAAGTTGACACGGggggctgtttggagtgccgcCTAACCTGCCACAGCGCGCCACACTTTTTTCGCCACAGGTGTGGCGGCCGTTTTAAGCGCCACAAGTTAGGCACGCTGTGGCGGGTTAGgcggcactccaaacagccccCTAGAGCGTCCCTGACTCTCGTTGACACGGAAGCCTCTCTCGGACTCCGGATCCAAATCGTCCGCCGCCGTCCAGAGGCTGCAGTGAGGAGACATAAAAGGAGAGGGGGAAGTGAGGACTCCGTGAAGGGAGAAGCCGCGGAGACGCAGCCGAGCAACGGCGGCCACATGGCGGAGGACCACCCGAAACAGGCTGCGACGGGCGCCGAGGACGCCGCCATGGACACggaggccggcgccggcgaggggcggagcgccgccgcggtgGCGGGCCTCCTCCGCGGGTTTCTCGCTGTGCAGCAGCGCCGCGCCGAGGCCTACTCCACGCTGCGAAGGTACCGCTGCTGTGCTCCGGTGCGGCCGTGCCACTCCGGTTCCCAACCAAACCCTTATGATCTTACCAGAAATTTCTGGTGTGCTAAGACTGTTTGGATTGTGTAGTGCTGAAGGTCAGATTGGGCTTGAACTTTCTTATGATTTTTTCATTCGATTAGCTGTGTAAGGTTTGCTGGGCGTTAACAAACACGAGTGCATCCAGTTATTAGAACGGGATTCTTGATAGAGCTTTAGGATTTGTATGGGATGCAAAAAACCTTACAGGAGCTTCATATGGAACTGTTAAATTCCTGCCAGAACTGGGAAATTTCAGGCCAAACATGTGGAAATTTTTTTTCCACCTTTTTCCTGGCTTGTGACCAGCCTATCCCAGTCATGTTATGGACATCTGTGCTCCTGCCACCTCACTTAGTGATTTTGGTTGGTTTAGTTCACATATGTTGTTTCTTGGCATCCTTGCAGTCAGGTCGCTGTTACATGCGTGTCTTTTTAGGTTTTGTAGCACATTCTGGTTTCTGGATTTGAGTTCATTTGTTGGGGATGTTACGATCCTTGCACTATGTATTGAAAGTTTGTTATGTTTTAGGTAGAGCTGTTTCTTGAACTTTTCCATGGTTTGCAAGAGAACAACAATGTAAACCTTGAAGACCTCATGAATTAAGAATCCCAAAAAGTTGAATACGGTAAATTCATGGTTATCAGTTATCTGCTGTCACATTTGCAATAAGGTTATGATTTTGGTTTTGTTTGGAAGTTTTAGTAATGAATCCCCTGAAGTTGTCAATTGTCTGTTCGGGAAAAAAAAGGGTTATCAATTGCACATGGAGTTGTTTGTTGCTTGTTGCTTTCATTCAAAGCAGATGCCATAATAATAGGCCTAATTCTTCCATAACTTGGTCTAGGAAGACGATCAGATGCCATGTGAGCTTGTAAGAAATTCGAAAAGGGAAGGGATAAATGGATTAGAATGGACCAGTTTTCTTTAATCAGCAGTAGTCTCCTCAGCCATCGGGATATTAGATAAGGCTCATTTACATTTTTGATCTACTGCCGATTGTACACACAGGGTATTGTCTCTTTGTGATATTAAAGAAGCATATGCGATGCAGCAGTATGGGCTGAATGTGGCAGTGTAATTTCAATTGGTAGCCCTTTCCATCAGGACCACTGCTGAATATTTTTATGTGATTCCAATATGTATGTACACTTTCCAACAGAATATTTTTTATAACTTGCAGTCGTATTACACGGCATCAGAAAAAGGGCTGGGTGCCCTTCTAGTAAATAGTTCAAACTATTTTATCGATATGGGTGTGCTATATCAGATAAATTCCACACTAGATATTTCCCGTGGTCTGTAGCTACATCAATATGTTGACCTTGTGGTTGTTGGTTTGGCTGTAAAATATCTTTGCTTTGCACACCCACTAGGAAGTTAGCTCCCTGGTATGTAATTATTCACAAAAGGAGAAACCATTTCCTGGAGTATTAGCAATAGGATTTTTCCtatatactccctccatccaaaAAAAAAGTCATTTTACCCTATTTATTACGTGCATGTGCATGCAACAATCAACCAGTGCCAACTATGGCTAATAAATTGGGGCAAGTAAGGTCATTTTACCTGCTTGTTAATCTGTCATAGAATTTCTAGAATGACCTTTTTTTTGGGACGGCAGGGCTCCGGCTCCTCAAAAatggctccggctccggctcctctGGTGGAGCGGTTTCTCTGATGGAGTGAAGCTGTTTTggaaaatgtttggcaaaatggCTTCATCCTGTCTTTCATGAATAGATTGGAGAGGTTAAATGTCCAATATGCCCATAGCTATTTGATGTGTTTGTGCTGCTTGAATTTTAGTAAGTAATTTTAAAAAAAGGAGCTAATCCTCACACAAATGATATAACCATGGATACATAGAGAAGATCAAATGACCATACTACCCTTATTTTTTTTCTCAATTCTTCCTATTTCTTTCCTACTCATTTTTTCTTCACTCCTATTCTCTCTCCTTATCCTCTTCTTCCCCGTGTAAATCGGCTGCAGGCTCCTACGGGCAGCGGCGCTGGCCGTCCCCCATGGCCATGAGCTGCTGCCGGCCTACTGCAGGTCCAGCCGCGAGCTCCCACCAGCCAGGCGTCCGCCACGAGCTCCCACCGCGCTACCGGCCGCCGCTTGGGCTCTTGCGCAGCCGGCTGTCACCCACTACCACCTgccacgcccgccgccgcttggGCTCCCGCGCAGCCGGCCGTCGCCCACCGCCACCTGCCACGCCCGTCGCCGCTCGCGCAgccggccgccgcctgccccgccCGCGCAGCCTGCAGCCGATGCGTTTTTTTTCGTTGTGTGCGGGCTAGGATGGTAAAACAGGGGAGTGGCAAAATCCTTGTAAATACGTCAAAGTCCGGGGGTAAGCTGGGACAAGCGGACGCGGGCCTGCAGCCGGAGCCGCGTGGAGCCTCGTTTCGTGGCTCCACCTTCTGCGTGGAAGCCGCAAGGGGCTCCAGGTGTGGCTCCTGGCCCGGAGCTGCTGCATTTTGCACCCTTTGGCAGGGCTCCGACTGGAGCCGGTTCTGGAGCCCGTTTTGGAGCCCTGCCAAAGAGGCTCATTATATGTTCATGTTAGAATGGTTCAGATGGTAAGGCCAAAAACCATATCACTCTGCTTTTTTGCTAATGACTGTAGTAAATCAGGAACGTGGTTGTTTGCTACTTTGGTTAATGTATTTTCTCAGCAAAGTTAAACCTCAAATGTCATTTTTATCACTTGATTTCGACATACAACCTAAATGTTCGTTCATCCTCAATTCTGGTTCTGCATTAGCATATCTTGTCTAAGCCTATCATTTTGTGTTGTCATTGATTCACTGCAATAATATGGCAGGGGGTTTTCTGAATATATGGCTAATGGAGGTGAATTGGCCTATCAACAGCTGTGTGGCAATATTACAGCGGAGTTCAATGATTGCTCAAAACAAGTTAGCTCTGTTTGACTCATCTTCTTCTTATCCATAAAAAATTCTTGCATCTTATAATTTTTTCCCCCTTCAGGTGCTTGAAATGATTTCGGTCCTCTCAATGCCAGAATTTTATCGTAGTGATCTTGTCGATTTACTGAAGGGTGTTCAAGCACACGAGAAAGAGAAGTTGCATTTGGTAAGCTATCTCGGGCACATGTTGTGTTGTCCTGTGGACCATGAAATAATGCTTCCTTAAAATAACTAGAGTTCATGTATTCGGCTCTAGAGTGAAAACTTCTTTCATAGTTAAACTGTAATGATTTGTTTTTAAATTTCATTTATCCTAGGAAAACCATGATTAGAGGAATTATTAGCACACATAGATCATAGTTAGGTTTTCTTATGCTTTATACAAGTCAATTTCTTTTACCGAATGCTAAAGGAAACTAAGGTTTACCCTTTCACAATGCATTATAGCCCACGTCAAGTTCAAAACGCTCCCTACTTGCAATTCCCTGTATTCAGTGTAAGTTGTTCATTAAATTTTTAAAGTGGCAGGGATTGTTTGGTTTTTGCATGATAACTGTTTCAGGTTTGCTATATCTGTGTATTGCACCTGGTAGCTGCATCAGCCTTTTAGGCCTTTAGTAGTGACACCCGAATTTGTGTTGTAGTCTAGCTACTCATTACTCAACTGATTAACCATTTCTAATTATTTGGTTGCTTTAACTGATTCACCATGCCTGAATTTAAATGTAAGCTAGTTTGTGCTTGCAAAGTTTAAGATGCAACTTTGTTTCCATCATCTACTTTACATTTCTTCTATACCTTTATATTggcattttctttttcttcagtTGTTGATCATTTATGTCTCTTGTCTTCCTGTTTGGGTTCCCTGATTTCCGAAGACAGCGAAGATTCAGGTGCTCAAGAAAGCCGGCCGGCCTTCAGAACGCCTGGTGAACCATGCGGACTGCAGGTCGCGCAGCCTGACCCAGCACGTGTGCGTCCACGTCAAGGAGATCACGGAGGCCGCAGGCACGGAAGACGCTGAGGCGGATGCGGAATACGAGGCCGCCCTCAAGGAGGCCATACAGGGCGTGCAGGA
Protein-coding sequences here:
- the LOC112892748 gene encoding uncharacterized protein LOC112892748, which gives rise to MSTEAKRCGGRFKRHKLGTLWRVRRHSKQPPRASLTLVDTEASLGLRIQIVRRRPEAAVRRHKRRGGSEDSVKGEAAETQPSNGGHMAEDHPKQAATGAEDAAMDTEAGAGEGRSAAAVAGLLRGFLAVQQRRAEAYSTLRRGFSEYMANGGELAYQQLCGNITAEFNDCSKQVLEMISVLSMPEFYRSDLVDLLKGVQAHEKEKLHLTAKIQVLKKAGRPSERLVNHADCRSRSLTQHVCVHVKEITEAAGTEDAEADAEYEAALKEAIQGVQEAVTSINEHMEEVRYEIDALEAETVGSRLMEVEEAFPSTLSIK